In Sphingomonas sp. LT1P40, the following are encoded in one genomic region:
- a CDS encoding DapH/DapD/GlmU-related protein yields MILFRIRDMVSTLFWRAMGPFFGSFGRRVRLIRPLRIVGNRYLHLEDDAGIQIGAYIAILPVHADRPSLRLRRGAKIGHHAHIICTHDIEFGEDVLTADRLYVADNRHGFEDLGVPVLDQPLKKLSAVRIGARTWIGENVCVIGASIGKECVIGANSVVLRDIPDRCVAAGSPAVPIRRYCDQRQAWLRCDPQGNILD; encoded by the coding sequence ATGATCCTGTTCCGCATCCGCGACATGGTCTCCACGCTGTTCTGGCGTGCGATGGGACCGTTTTTCGGCAGCTTCGGCCGCCGCGTCCGCCTGATCCGCCCGCTGCGGATCGTCGGCAACCGCTATCTGCACCTGGAGGACGATGCCGGGATCCAGATCGGCGCCTATATCGCGATCCTGCCGGTCCATGCCGACCGCCCGTCGCTGCGGCTGCGGCGCGGGGCCAAGATCGGGCATCACGCGCACATCATTTGCACGCACGATATCGAGTTCGGCGAAGATGTGCTGACCGCCGACCGGCTCTATGTCGCCGACAATCGCCACGGGTTCGAGGATCTGGGCGTACCGGTGCTCGACCAGCCGCTGAAGAAGCTGTCCGCCGTGCGGATCGGCGCACGCACCTGGATCGGCGAAAATGTCTGTGTGATCGGTGCCAGTATTGGCAAAGAATGCGTGATCGGCGCGAACAGCGTGGTGCTGCGCGACATCCCCGACCGCTGCGTCGCGGCGGGATCGCCGGCCGTCCCGATCCGGCGCTACTGCGACCAGCGACAGGCGTGGTTGCGCTGTGATCCACAGGGGAACATTCTCGACTGA
- a CDS encoding acyltransferase, giving the protein MRLFISKIVQRLRYHWYRARGYDMHITCELERGLNLDRYFPQGIHVGPHTILTSRVTILSHKLIPRKSLGRYDGEKVHTYIGEWCVIGIGAVIMGGVRIGDQVVVGSGAVVTKDVPSNCIVAGNPARIVRENITMEGLRL; this is encoded by the coding sequence ATGCGACTTTTCATTTCAAAGATCGTGCAGCGGCTGCGCTACCATTGGTACCGGGCACGCGGGTATGACATGCACATCACCTGCGAACTGGAGCGCGGACTGAACCTCGACCGATATTTCCCGCAGGGCATCCATGTCGGACCGCACACCATCCTGACGTCGCGCGTCACGATCCTCAGCCACAAGCTGATCCCGCGCAAATCGCTGGGCCGTTACGACGGCGAGAAGGTGCATACCTATATCGGGGAATGGTGCGTGATCGGCATTGGTGCGGTTATCATGGGTGGCGTGCGGATCGGCGATCAGGTGGTGGTCGGCTCTGGTGCAGTAGTGACGAAGGATGTGCCGTCGAACTGCATCGTGGCCGGTAATCCGGCGCGGATCGTGCGGGAAAACATCACGATGGAAGGTCTGCGGCTCTAG
- a CDS encoding capsular polysaccharide export protein, LipB/KpsS family: MTKPKILFFARGYQADLYPRLRDDRYDAVYVTLTRAEKAKVEAQGATVAACFEADFDSLPVDPVPDDYLITSYMSDRFLGRFGHAERVRILGREIAFWRQLLDAHRPIAVLNELVALEISEVLLIEARRRDIRYLAPMPAPTEGRFYWLPNPISLSGRHLPKLTPSAEMRALADTYVTQLKVKDWRPFYVRDLSGRRALKPFLVGLAKAAIWQLRALTARNDGPFRYESYDEEYSKRVAVYLKGLWTKYDRIEDIPAEVEVFFYPLHQEPEATLLYLSEFYANQPALIENIMRSLGPNQALVVKEHPVDKGSLLRRKFLELRDRYSSLYFVPAEVHGRQVLERSERVVTLTSTVGWEAAAIGKKVYVLGDIFFDSLPGVTRLSNINDLRRVLRDGTGADSRLEHDVLVDFIGSMLELSHRGNPFPHANWLEEPNTGLVRDAVAAGAGL, translated from the coding sequence ATGACCAAGCCGAAAATCCTGTTCTTCGCGCGCGGCTATCAGGCCGATCTCTATCCACGCCTGCGCGACGATCGTTACGACGCCGTCTATGTCACGCTGACCCGCGCGGAAAAGGCGAAGGTCGAGGCACAGGGCGCAACGGTCGCTGCCTGTTTCGAGGCGGATTTCGACAGCCTGCCGGTCGATCCGGTGCCGGACGATTATCTCATCACCTCCTACATGTCGGACCGCTTCCTCGGCCGCTTCGGCCATGCCGAGCGCGTCCGCATCCTCGGCCGCGAAATCGCCTTCTGGCGGCAATTGCTCGACGCGCATCGGCCGATCGCGGTGCTCAACGAACTGGTCGCGCTGGAAATTTCGGAGGTGCTGCTGATCGAGGCGCGTCGTCGGGATATCCGCTATCTCGCCCCCATGCCCGCGCCGACCGAGGGGCGTTTCTACTGGCTCCCCAATCCGATCAGCCTGTCGGGGCGGCATCTGCCGAAACTGACACCCAGTGCTGAAATGCGCGCGCTGGCCGATACCTATGTGACGCAACTCAAGGTCAAGGACTGGCGTCCCTTCTATGTCCGCGATCTCTCGGGCCGGCGAGCGTTGAAACCGTTCCTGGTCGGTCTCGCCAAGGCGGCGATCTGGCAGCTGCGCGCGCTCACCGCCCGAAACGACGGGCCGTTCCGCTACGAAAGCTATGACGAGGAATATTCTAAGCGCGTCGCGGTCTATCTGAAGGGATTGTGGACCAAGTATGACCGCATCGAGGACATTCCGGCGGAGGTGGAAGTGTTTTTCTACCCGCTCCATCAGGAACCCGAAGCGACTTTGCTGTATCTGTCCGAATTCTACGCCAACCAGCCCGCGCTGATCGAGAATATCATGCGCTCGCTCGGCCCGAACCAGGCGCTGGTGGTCAAGGAGCATCCGGTCGACAAGGGGTCGCTGTTGCGCCGCAAATTCCTCGAACTGCGCGACCGCTATTCCTCGCTCTATTTCGTCCCCGCGGAAGTGCATGGGCGACAAGTGCTGGAACGCTCGGAGCGCGTCGTCACGCTGACCAGCACGGTCGGCTGGGAAGCGGCGGCGATCGGCAAGAAGGTCTATGTGCTCGGCGACATCTTTTTCGACTCGCTGCCCGGCGTAACGCGTCTGTCGAACATCAACGATCTGCGCCGCGTGCTGCGCGACGGCACCGGGGCCGACAGCCGGCTGGAGCATGACGTGCTGGTCGATTTCATCGGGTCGATGCTCGAACTGTCGCATCGCGGCAATCCGTTCCCGCATGCCAACTGGCTGGAAGAGCCGAACACCGGGCTGGTGCGCGATGCCGTGGCGGCGGGCGCCGGCCTTTGA
- a CDS encoding Gfo/Idh/MocA family protein, whose translation MGRLIQAAVIGCGRMGAFTSESVRRYSPAAWLPLSHSEAIAAHPSLQLAGLCDPHAETLARAQAEYDVAQGFAGHRELLAAVQPKLVGIATRTVGRTEIIQDCAAAGVQALHIEKPLCNSVAELNALSRLADEHGLFITYGAIRRFLPVFQQAKAIADSGDLGDLLEMRFSMGARTLYWTHPHTVDLALYLAGDRRLTNVSARLAHVERSAPFVIESDPVIEAAVLWFDDGVACHIGRAPGNEAELAFTRGRISIKADGRVLVVAAYRDDDPYLHESKVAVPDADGPTGTLAPVSQLVACLQGDAAAIAANAVVRSDIFGGQCALFALVQSHLDDGRATAPGAVDPAMTILAATDGRYA comes from the coding sequence GTGGGGCGGTTGATTCAGGCGGCGGTGATCGGTTGCGGGCGAATGGGCGCATTCACCAGTGAATCGGTGCGCCGCTACTCCCCCGCCGCATGGCTGCCGCTGAGCCATAGCGAGGCGATCGCCGCACACCCCTCGCTCCAGCTTGCCGGCCTGTGCGACCCGCATGCCGAGACGCTGGCGCGGGCACAGGCGGAATATGATGTGGCACAGGGTTTTGCCGGTCACCGCGAATTGCTGGCCGCCGTTCAGCCGAAACTGGTCGGGATCGCCACGCGCACCGTCGGCCGGACGGAAATCATCCAGGATTGCGCGGCCGCCGGCGTGCAGGCGCTGCATATCGAAAAGCCGCTGTGCAACAGCGTCGCCGAACTCAACGCGCTGAGCCGTCTGGCGGACGAGCATGGCCTGTTCATCACCTATGGCGCGATCCGCCGGTTCCTGCCGGTGTTTCAACAGGCCAAGGCGATCGCCGATTCCGGCGACCTCGGCGACCTGCTCGAAATGCGGTTCAGTATGGGTGCGCGCACGCTGTACTGGACGCATCCGCACACCGTCGATCTGGCGCTGTATCTGGCGGGCGACCGGCGGCTGACCAATGTCAGCGCGCGGCTGGCCCATGTCGAGCGCTCGGCCCCGTTCGTGATCGAAAGCGATCCGGTGATCGAGGCGGCGGTCTTGTGGTTCGACGATGGTGTCGCCTGCCATATCGGTCGCGCGCCGGGGAACGAGGCCGAACTGGCCTTCACGCGCGGACGCATCAGCATCAAGGCCGATGGCCGCGTGCTGGTGGTGGCCGCCTATCGTGACGACGATCCCTATCTGCACGAGAGCAAGGTCGCGGTGCCGGACGCGGACGGCCCGACCGGCACGCTGGCACCGGTGTCGCAACTGGTCGCATGCCTTCAGGGCGATGCGGCGGCGATCGCGGCGAATGCCGTGGTGCGCAGCGATATCTTCGGCGGCCAGTGCGCGCTGTTCGCGCTGGTGCAGTCGCATCTCGACGACGGCCGCGCGACCGCGCCGGGTGCGGTCGATCCCGCGATGACGATCCTCGCCGCCACCGATGGCCGCTATGCGTGA
- a CDS encoding lipopolysaccharide biosynthesis protein produces MVRRYALRMLTISRSAQALFLAITILVNVVVLGRSYVTMLVLDFSQLGLVALLQSIILLVGTLQFGFHQGGYRLICSAEGDEARRINNLVYSYTALIGIGALVVAGAMLPFTSLAITQLFLILGAVGGGTTLLRNWLNSQMIALGMLRQLNWVNLWSALGSLVPFLFLKNDPLLMCALSVLLQPIIGVAMAMVLYRDLRPTAINADKLLAKAIIASGFAVFLSSLFLQLNMQIERWYVLRFLGLDALGHLYLAILFVTLFQIVPTALNSLYMPRLVRAYDAASDHELSRSMRQFFLLTVGYSLAGAAALLLLGKPVVALVLPRYVPDILYAELLLPGLAAFTVANTLAIVFNILIQYRTYLIGFGSGIVATGLLLGSTLVTGYRFDLVQVSLIKSGVYLLMAVILIAGYLAITRGRPGFRFAILPRAHSGVAA; encoded by the coding sequence ATGGTACGGCGCTACGCCCTCCGGATGCTGACGATCTCGCGCAGTGCACAGGCGTTGTTCCTTGCGATCACGATCCTCGTCAATGTCGTGGTGCTCGGCCGCAGCTATGTGACGATGCTGGTGCTGGATTTCAGCCAGTTGGGCCTGGTGGCATTGCTGCAATCGATCATCCTGCTGGTCGGCACGCTGCAATTCGGCTTCCATCAGGGCGGCTATCGCCTGATCTGTTCGGCCGAAGGGGACGAGGCGCGGCGGATCAACAATCTCGTCTACAGCTATACCGCGCTGATCGGCATCGGCGCGCTGGTGGTGGCGGGGGCGATGTTGCCCTTCACTTCGCTCGCCATCACGCAATTGTTTCTGATCCTGGGCGCGGTCGGCGGCGGCACGACGCTGCTGCGCAACTGGCTGAACAGCCAGATGATCGCGCTGGGGATGCTGCGGCAGCTAAACTGGGTCAATCTGTGGTCGGCGCTGGGCTCGCTGGTGCCGTTTCTGTTCCTGAAAAATGACCCGCTGCTGATGTGCGCACTCTCGGTGTTGCTGCAGCCGATCATCGGCGTGGCGATGGCGATGGTGCTGTACCGCGACCTGCGTCCGACCGCGATCAACGCCGACAAGCTGCTGGCCAAGGCGATCATCGCCAGCGGCTTCGCGGTATTCCTGTCCAGCCTGTTCCTGCAACTCAACATGCAGATCGAACGCTGGTACGTGCTGCGCTTCCTTGGCCTCGACGCGCTCGGCCACCTCTATCTGGCAATCCTGTTCGTGACCTTGTTTCAGATCGTGCCGACCGCGCTCAACTCGCTCTACATGCCGCGGCTGGTCCGCGCCTATGACGCGGCATCGGATCATGAGCTCAGCCGGTCGATGCGCCAGTTCTTCCTGCTGACCGTCGGCTACTCGCTTGCGGGTGCGGCGGCGCTGCTGCTGCTGGGCAAGCCGGTCGTCGCGCTGGTGCTCCCGCGTTACGTCCCCGATATTCTCTACGCCGAACTGCTTCTGCCGGGGCTGGCAGCGTTCACCGTCGCCAACACGCTCGCCATCGTGTTCAACATCCTGATCCAATACCGCACCTATCTGATCGGGTTCGGGTCGGGGATCGTCGCTACCGGGTTGCTGCTCGGTTCGACGTTGGTGACCGGATACCGGTTCGATCTGGTGCAGGTCAGCCTCATCAAGTCGGGCGTCTATCTGCTGATGGCGGTCATTCTGATCGCGGGCTATCTGGCGATCACGCGCGGGCGGCCCGGTTTCCGGTTTGCGATCCTGCCGCGCGCGCATTCGGGGGTGGCCGCATGA
- a CDS encoding zinc-dependent alcohol dehydrogenase, with product MSDIEAAIVQLDGPRQLVWRRETLAAPTGNQIRCATIVSVISPGTELAAYTGLAPLRPGNPYPRVQGYCNVARVIDAGPDVTDLASGDVVLTFSSHRSHFTIDAGEVLVKLPADGDYGKLACAYLYHLGYNAVLRSDVRAGSTVLVIGLGVLGLTSVAMAALAGARVHAVSNQASAARIATAFGARAVHARDAVDAALAGGADVVIATTGGWDDWQMALRNAATMGRIAVLGFPGRGLLAPQVNPLDSQYFYAKQLRIEAVGMSPSSADDRGFLPFNERANLAFLADAIHRGDLDPSPLISGRLSGFDIIQAYEAIVQRDNDALTFILEWGG from the coding sequence GTGAGCGATATCGAGGCGGCGATCGTCCAGCTCGACGGGCCGCGTCAGCTGGTCTGGCGGCGCGAGACGCTGGCGGCCCCGACCGGCAATCAAATTCGCTGCGCAACCATCGTATCGGTGATTTCGCCGGGGACCGAACTGGCCGCCTATACCGGCCTCGCGCCCCTGCGCCCCGGCAATCCCTATCCGCGCGTCCAGGGTTATTGCAACGTCGCGCGGGTGATCGACGCGGGACCGGACGTTACCGATCTGGCCTCGGGCGATGTCGTGTTGACGTTCAGCTCGCACCGCAGCCATTTCACGATCGACGCGGGCGAGGTGCTGGTGAAGCTGCCCGCCGATGGCGATTACGGGAAGCTCGCCTGCGCCTATCTCTATCATCTCGGCTATAATGCGGTGCTGCGCAGCGATGTGCGTGCGGGATCGACGGTGCTGGTGATCGGGCTGGGGGTGCTCGGCCTGACCTCGGTCGCAATGGCGGCGCTGGCAGGCGCGAGAGTTCATGCGGTCTCGAATCAGGCATCGGCGGCGCGAATCGCCACCGCCTTCGGCGCGCGTGCGGTACATGCGCGCGATGCGGTCGATGCCGCACTGGCGGGCGGCGCGGACGTCGTGATTGCCACCACCGGCGGCTGGGACGACTGGCAGATGGCGTTGCGCAATGCAGCAACGATGGGCCGGATCGCGGTGCTCGGTTTCCCGGGCCGGGGTCTGCTCGCGCCTCAGGTTAACCCGCTGGACAGCCAGTATTTCTACGCCAAGCAGCTACGGATCGAGGCGGTCGGCATGTCGCCGAGCAGTGCAGATGACCGGGGTTTCCTGCCGTTCAACGAGCGCGCGAATCTGGCGTTTCTGGCCGATGCCATCCACCGTGGCGATCTCGACCCGTCGCCGCTTATCTCGGGCAGGCTGTCTGGATTTGACATCATTCAGGCCTATGAAGCTATTGTGCAGCGCGATAACGACGCACTGACCTTTATACTGGAGTGGGGCGGTTGA
- a CDS encoding Gfo/Idh/MocA family protein: MSKLKIGIIGAGRMGVTHHCITNTHPNAQVVATADPSIVMNKMLSKYAGVETYKDYAAMLAKQPLDAVLVCTPPALNYDILKAVHAKGLHAFVEKPFTLSPVLGAELAGLFDGAGLVNQVGYVNRFNDVFGKTKSLIEDGVIGKLVRFRTEMFSSTIIREQEEEGWRASHANGGGAMYEMASHAIDLVNYLFGAPDKISGTCLTPVFSKNVEDIVAGSFRYRSGVTGSIYVNWSDQSFRKPTNKIEVFGTGGKILADQHGMKIYLTEASPKHGYEKGWNQVYITDVFSNVPFYLRGIEFTAQLYHFIDTIVAGGGKTRCNFADGTAALGVIDAMFQDNKELQGELA; the protein is encoded by the coding sequence GTGAGCAAGCTGAAAATCGGCATCATCGGTGCCGGGCGCATGGGCGTCACGCACCATTGCATCACCAATACCCATCCGAACGCGCAGGTGGTCGCAACCGCCGATCCGTCGATCGTGATGAACAAGATGCTGTCCAAATATGCCGGCGTCGAGACGTACAAGGATTATGCCGCGATGCTGGCGAAGCAGCCGCTTGACGCGGTGCTGGTCTGCACACCGCCGGCGCTGAACTACGATATCCTGAAGGCCGTCCATGCCAAGGGGCTGCACGCGTTCGTCGAGAAACCCTTCACCCTGTCGCCTGTGCTTGGCGCGGAGCTGGCCGGGCTGTTCGACGGGGCGGGGCTGGTCAACCAGGTCGGTTACGTCAACCGCTTCAACGACGTGTTCGGCAAGACCAAGTCGCTGATCGAGGACGGCGTGATCGGCAAGCTCGTCCGCTTCCGCACCGAGATGTTCAGCAGCACGATCATCCGCGAGCAGGAAGAAGAAGGCTGGCGCGCAAGCCACGCCAATGGCGGCGGCGCGATGTATGAAATGGCCAGCCACGCCATCGATCTGGTCAACTATCTGTTCGGCGCGCCGGACAAGATTTCGGGCACGTGCCTGACCCCGGTCTTCTCCAAGAATGTCGAGGATATCGTCGCGGGCAGCTTCCGCTATCGCAGTGGCGTGACCGGTTCGATCTACGTCAACTGGAGCGACCAGAGCTTCCGCAAGCCGACCAACAAGATCGAGGTGTTCGGCACCGGCGGCAAGATTCTGGCCGACCAGCACGGCATGAAGATCTACCTGACCGAAGCATCGCCGAAGCACGGTTACGAAAAGGGCTGGAACCAGGTCTATATCACCGACGTGTTCAGCAACGTGCCCTTCTATCTGCGCGGCATCGAGTTCACGGCGCAGCTTTATCACTTCATCGACACGATCGTGGCGGGCGGCGGCAAGACGCGCTGCAACTTCGCCGATGGCACGGCCGCGCTGGGCGTCATCGACGCCATGTTCCAGGATAATAAAGAACTTCAGGGTGAGCTCGCATGA
- a CDS encoding FkbM family methyltransferase produces MSAKKTLLGVANALLGPVGVQLYRKGIDMESVLKQMSGWNHGIGSILDLGAARGHWSQMALNLFPGTKIVAVDPLKEREPFLSRLKDRYSDRYDYVLAVAGRDDGGSVELAVTPDLDGSTVHGLEGEVRTVPVHSVDSIVKMKGLKGPFFLKFDTHGFEKPILDSAEETLKETKYMVMEAYNFRHSPDTMLFHEMIAYLETKGFRVFNLVDILQRSTDGALWQIDLFFARADDPIFNSNSYRHA; encoded by the coding sequence ATGAGCGCGAAGAAGACGTTGTTGGGCGTGGCGAACGCGCTGCTTGGCCCTGTGGGCGTTCAGCTTTACCGCAAGGGCATCGATATGGAGTCGGTGCTGAAGCAGATGTCGGGCTGGAATCACGGCATCGGATCGATCCTCGATCTGGGTGCGGCGCGCGGGCATTGGAGCCAGATGGCGCTGAACCTGTTTCCGGGCACGAAGATCGTCGCGGTCGATCCGCTGAAGGAGCGCGAGCCGTTCCTGTCGCGGCTCAAGGACCGCTATTCCGACCGTTACGATTATGTGCTGGCTGTGGCCGGGCGCGACGATGGCGGGTCGGTCGAACTCGCGGTGACGCCCGATCTGGACGGCAGCACGGTGCATGGGCTTGAGGGCGAAGTGCGCACCGTGCCGGTGCATTCGGTCGACAGCATCGTCAAGATGAAGGGGCTGAAAGGGCCGTTCTTCCTGAAGTTCGACACCCACGGTTTCGAGAAGCCGATCCTCGACAGCGCCGAAGAGACGCTGAAAGAGACCAAGTACATGGTCATGGAGGCGTATAATTTTCGTCACAGCCCCGACACGATGCTGTTCCACGAGATGATCGCATATCTGGAGACCAAGGGGTTCCGCGTGTTCAATCTCGTCGACATTCTCCAGCGTTCGACCGATGGCGCGCTGTGGCAGATCGACCTGTTCTTTGCGCGGGCGGACGACCCCATCTTCAACAGCAACAGCTATCGCCATGCTTGA
- a CDS encoding acyltransferase family protein, translating to MTSSAVSPAGGAKGSAQDTPGQTLLGVQYLRGVAAMLVVLIHLQEQLQRVGISLGLVNYGSAGVDIFFVISGFVMWHTTVKPTSTRNFYFRRIIRIVPLYWLLTSLMLAILLLAPILVKSGALDWGHVVASYFFIAQPHPAIADSMFPLLVPGWTLNYEMYFYLLFGLMLPLPPLARVITVTAVFSLLAVAHVFAPDGASMLGFYTDPIILEFAAGAMLGYAIQRGAWLPRGVAITLLLFGAVLIAAQFDAHRLIRNGVGSILIVTAVVLGEIRRPIRRYRLPLLIGDASYSIYLSHAILLSALFQIYGRLFDLRSPVFAALYIAGAVVAVIIAGALLFRFFEQPSLTLLRHMTRSKESSQS from the coding sequence ATGACGAGCAGCGCGGTATCACCAGCCGGTGGCGCAAAAGGTTCTGCGCAAGACACACCGGGTCAGACGCTTTTGGGTGTACAGTATCTTCGCGGTGTCGCTGCCATGCTCGTCGTTCTGATCCATTTGCAGGAGCAGCTTCAGCGGGTTGGCATCAGCCTTGGCTTGGTCAATTACGGGTCGGCGGGCGTCGATATTTTCTTTGTCATCAGCGGTTTTGTCATGTGGCACACCACGGTCAAGCCAACTTCAACCCGCAACTTTTATTTTCGGCGGATTATCCGAATCGTTCCGCTTTATTGGCTGCTGACCAGTTTGATGCTCGCGATCCTGCTGCTTGCGCCCATACTGGTCAAATCAGGTGCGCTGGACTGGGGGCATGTTGTCGCATCCTATTTCTTTATCGCCCAACCCCATCCGGCCATCGCAGATTCGATGTTTCCGCTGCTCGTACCGGGCTGGACGCTGAACTATGAAATGTATTTCTATCTGCTGTTCGGATTGATGCTGCCTCTCCCGCCCCTCGCGCGGGTCATCACGGTGACAGCAGTGTTTTCGTTGCTGGCCGTTGCACATGTCTTTGCGCCGGACGGTGCCTCGATGCTGGGTTTCTACACCGATCCGATAATTCTCGAATTCGCCGCCGGGGCCATGCTCGGCTATGCGATTCAGCGCGGCGCGTGGCTGCCGCGGGGTGTCGCGATCACGCTATTGCTGTTCGGCGCGGTCCTGATCGCCGCACAGTTCGACGCGCATCGACTGATCCGTAACGGGGTCGGCTCGATCCTGATCGTCACCGCCGTCGTTCTGGGCGAGATCCGGCGGCCGATCCGCCGCTATCGCCTGCCGCTGCTCATCGGGGACGCATCCTATTCGATCTATCTATCCCACGCGATCTTGCTGTCGGCCCTGTTCCAGATTTATGGTCGCCTCTTCGATCTCAGGTCACCGGTGTTCGCGGCGCTCTATATCGCAGGCGCCGTTGTGGCGGTCATCATCGCGGGGGCATTGCTGTTCCGCTTCTTTGAGCAACCGTCACTGACGTTGTTACGCCACATGACGCGATCGAAAGAAAGTTCGCAAAGCTAG
- a CDS encoding O-antigen ligase family protein — protein MSMLAAGDRISPGMLQALRRLLMFIAILMSGGSSMIPRIPLMIAVFVLCFVIKGSSFGLRREMGAVGLLMLAVLIVALAGSTTIDIVALSIRYSNFLLGAVLLGVYCDLPRDTLAGDLRPIFFWMSWQAILTPIFAILTPFLFVTVYNPGQENDIITMFGIFNYHIMVDDPSLYLHRPNGFFFEPGVFQLYLNIYLFIAAFVFNQRKEVLLAMAGVIATQSTAGIVLACGTAGVYFLNYLRTASFTEKWMALVIAPILLVPLSFLMLANLNSKLYGDNSGSAEARNYDLQTGWEIAKQNPWFGIGFDYQRYYLEAQTYGYKEARLSDENITNRGNSNGLITVVYTVGFPLALVFFIGLFRQRFFRAKWWMMAIFLLSLSTEAIFYTPFILMFAYSGLLLRKAAVVASKRPGVADPRFA, from the coding sequence ATGAGTATGCTGGCAGCAGGCGATCGGATAAGCCCGGGCATGTTGCAGGCGCTGCGGCGTCTGTTGATGTTCATTGCGATTCTGATGAGCGGTGGGTCGTCGATGATTCCCCGAATTCCACTGATGATCGCGGTTTTCGTGTTGTGCTTCGTTATCAAAGGATCGTCATTCGGGCTTCGCCGCGAAATGGGCGCGGTTGGCTTATTGATGCTGGCGGTGCTGATCGTTGCGCTCGCAGGATCGACAACGATCGATATTGTCGCACTGTCGATCCGATACAGTAACTTCTTGCTGGGCGCAGTGCTTCTGGGCGTATATTGCGACCTGCCGCGCGATACCTTGGCTGGTGACCTGCGGCCGATCTTTTTTTGGATGAGTTGGCAGGCGATTCTGACGCCGATCTTTGCGATTCTGACACCGTTTTTGTTCGTAACCGTCTACAATCCCGGTCAAGAAAACGACATCATTACGATGTTTGGTATTTTCAATTACCACATAATGGTCGATGATCCTTCGTTATATCTGCATCGTCCAAACGGGTTTTTCTTTGAGCCCGGTGTGTTTCAGCTGTATTTGAACATTTACCTGTTTATAGCTGCATTTGTATTTAACCAGCGCAAAGAGGTTTTGCTCGCGATGGCGGGCGTGATCGCTACACAATCAACGGCGGGTATCGTGTTGGCATGCGGAACCGCTGGCGTTTACTTCCTGAATTACCTTCGCACTGCGTCATTTACGGAAAAGTGGATGGCGCTTGTGATAGCCCCAATCTTGCTTGTCCCCTTGTCTTTTTTGATGCTCGCCAATCTTAATAGCAAACTCTACGGTGACAATTCAGGATCAGCAGAAGCTCGAAATTACGATCTGCAAACCGGATGGGAAATTGCGAAACAAAATCCATGGTTCGGCATCGGATTCGATTATCAAAGATACTATCTGGAAGCTCAGACGTACGGGTATAAGGAGGCGCGGCTTAGTGACGAAAATATCACAAATCGCGGAAACTCCAACGGGCTGATAACTGTAGTTTACACCGTGGGTTTTCCGCTCGCTTTGGTATTTTTTATAGGATTGTTTCGACAGCGTTTTTTTAGAGCAAAGTGGTGGATGATGGCGATTTTCCTGCTTTCTCTCTCCACCGAAGCAATTTTCTACACGCCATTCATTCTTATGTTTGCATATAGCGGACTGCTTCTACGAAAAGCTGCAGTGGTCGCGTCAAAACGTCCGGGCGTCGCCGACCCGCGCTTCGCCTGA
- a CDS encoding WecB/TagA/CpsF family glycosyltransferase, translating to MKPGPAGVPDRASPDQCVSAMGYAVYNEDLSLIPMNRPCSTIQTISPISYGNATRDTVYRDAMQRADWLCLDGVYFGLAGVVLKGKTVKPNQGPDIFYHFMQRVEEKKGRVFFLGASDSTLEKIRVRAAKEYPNVTVGSYSPPFKPEFSDADNDAMIAAINAFKPDIVFLGMTAPKQEKWGYVHRDRLDTCLVAAVGGVFDWYAGNRPEIAAIWWKLYLAWLIRTIDRPELLKRYPQIGKFFWHLALARVGIKKYPE from the coding sequence ATGAAGCCCGGGCCTGCGGGCGTGCCCGACCGGGCCAGTCCGGATCAGTGCGTCTCGGCGATGGGCTATGCCGTTTATAACGAGGATCTGTCGCTGATCCCGATGAACCGGCCCTGTTCGACGATTCAGACGATCAGCCCGATCTCCTATGGCAATGCCACCCGCGACACCGTCTATCGCGACGCGATGCAGCGGGCCGACTGGCTGTGCCTCGACGGCGTCTATTTCGGGCTGGCCGGGGTGGTGCTGAAGGGCAAGACGGTCAAGCCCAACCAGGGGCCGGACATCTTCTATCACTTCATGCAGCGCGTGGAGGAAAAAAAGGGCCGGGTGTTCTTCCTCGGCGCGTCGGACAGCACGCTGGAGAAGATCCGCGTGCGCGCGGCGAAGGAATATCCGAACGTCACGGTCGGCAGCTACTCGCCGCCGTTCAAGCCGGAGTTCAGCGACGCCGATAACGATGCGATGATCGCCGCGATCAACGCCTTCAAACCCGACATCGTGTTCCTCGGCATGACCGCGCCGAAGCAGGAGAAATGGGGCTATGTCCACCGCGACCGGCTCGACACGTGTCTGGTCGCGGCGGTCGGTGGCGTGTTCGACTGGTATGCCGGCAACCGGCCCGAAATCGCCGCGATCTGGTGGAAACTCTATCTCGCCTGGCTGATCCGCACGATCGACCGCCCCGAGCTGCTGAAACGCTATCCGCAGATCGGCAAGTTCTTCTGGCACCTCGCGCTGGCGCGGGTCGGTATCAAGAAATATCCGGAGTGA